Proteins from one Aquila chrysaetos chrysaetos chromosome 5, bAquChr1.4, whole genome shotgun sequence genomic window:
- the LOC115342124 gene encoding ras-related and estrogen-regulated growth inhibitor-like protein isoform X1, with translation MGLRLPLRRSASFTPDHPALMEMPGPTALKMEANVLVMGADNVGKSALTVRFLTRRFIGEYGDMDFIYSHNLTVDGREILFHIWDVPSSQEQAEEGSSEEKRIQWADSFVLVYSICDRASFNILPLKIQFIKAAKEGQSQEKVPIVIVGNKRDLHHQRVVSSEEGRLLALSLDCGFYEVSAAEAYHGALMVFHGLAERIPDTKLALKKGTGIRGIVKTMSAVFARKRTDSL, from the exons ATGGGGCTCCGGCTCCCGCTGCGCCGGAGCGCCAGCTTCACCCCTGACCACCCTGCCCTCATGGAGATGCCTGGCCCCACTGCCCTGAAGATGGAAGCAAATGTCCTCGTTATGGGAGCGGACAACGTGGGGAAATCAG ctctTACTGTGCGTTTCCTGACCCGGCGCTTTATTGGGGAGTATGGAGACATGG atttCATCTATAGCCACAACCTGACCGTGGATGGCCGAGAGATTCTCTTCCACATCTGGGACGTCCCCAGTTCCCAG gagcaggcagaggagggctCCTCAGAGGAGAAGCGAATCCAGTGGGCAGACAGCTTTGTCCTGGTCTACAGCATATGCGACCGTGCCAGCTTCAACATCCTGCCCCTCAAGATCCAGTTCATCAAGGCAGCCAAGGaggggcagagccaggagaagGTGCCCATCGTCATTGTGGGCAACAAACGGGACCTGCACCACCAACGGGTGGTGTCCAGCGAGGAGGGTCGGCTCCTGGCCCTCTCTTTAGACTGTGGTTTCTACGAGGTCTCTGCAGCCGAGGCTTATCACGGGGCCCTCATGGTCTTCCATGGACTGGCCGAGCGCATCCCTGACACCAAACTGGCACTGAAAAAGGGTACGGGGATCCGTGGCATCGTCAAGACCATGTCGGCCGTGTTTGCCCGTAAGCGAACAGACTCTCTCTGA
- the PLIN1 gene encoding perilipin-1 isoform X1, producing MTVKKNQTLQNGSAKENVLQRVLQLPVVSSTCESLQRTYASTKEAHPLMASVCEVYERGVQGASALAMWSVQPVVRRLEPQFAVANDLACRGLDHLEEKIPALQYPVDKLASELKGTISSPLQSAKSTIGNSVDKIIELAAEGYEATKSTVETTARYTRRNSVSQMAAAGVDTALGGLEKLMEYLLPEEDEEADQKPKETRESAAKVSQQQSSTPSAPSTLGRIGALVGTVSHRAYQQTTQSLQRAKAKGQELATWIPILGNLAKPSVPEAPRAHGDGQSTAAGWLSRRQSKVPEQKQEKAGKKDDNHTKEAGDDPGLVGSMAHNLQTACASGISSVKKVPAVAWDAAEGLILFTPRRLSKAMETVDALGGTLVSAPKHLLGTLYSYVPLRRQSVKEEEAAAGSKPSPEKEQKEEDPKPAAPSAEEKSQLRGDWRLYRGHHPLSFLGLEDPLFLRHNLYRSPAFEPECPLPRKSAFAPYNRRVSEGSYRFSPEAMYSRAYYTNLYSPAFKKD from the exons ATGACAGTGAAGAAGAATCAGACTCTGCAGAATGGAAGTGCCAAG GAGAACGTGCTGCAGAGGGTCCTGCAGCTGCCGGTGGTGAGCTCGACCTGCGAAAGCCTCCAGCGCACTTACGCCAGCACCAAGGAGGCCCACCCGCTCATGGCCTCGGTGTGCGAGGTCTACGAGCGGGGCGTGCAGGGTGCCAGCGCCTTGGCCATGTGGAGCGTGCAGCCCGTGGTGCGCAGGCTGGAGCCTCAGT TTGCTGTGGCTAACGACCTGGCATGCCGGGGCTTGGACCACCTGGAGGAGAAGATCCCTGCCCTCCAGTACCCTGTCGACAAG CTTGCATCTGAACTGAAGGGCACCATCTCCTCCCCCCTCCAAAGTGCCAAAAGCACCATTGGCAACTCCGTGGATAAGATCAtagagctggcagcagagggCTACGAGGCCACCAAGAGCACGGTGGAAACGACGGCAAGGTACACGAGGAGGAACTCGGTGAGCCAGATGGCAGCCGCGGGGGTCGACACAGCCCTGGGAGGGCTGGAGAAGCTGATGGAGTACCTGCTGCCGGAGGAGGACGAAGAAGCAG ATCAGAAGCCCAAAGAGACACGTGAGTCAGCAGCAAAGGTCTCCCAGCAGCAGTCCAGcactcccagtgctcccagtaccCTGGGCCGGATCGGCGCCTTGGTTGGTACCGTCTCCCACCGCGCTTACCAGCAAACCACCCAAAGCCTCCAGCGTGCCAAAGCCAAAGGGCAGGAGCTAGCCACCTGGATCCCCATCCTG GGCAACCTGGCCAAGCCGAGCGTACCCGAAGCGCCACGGGCCCACGGTGATGGGCAGAGCACCGCGGCCGGCTGGTTGAGCCGGCGGCAGAGCAAGGTGccagagcagaaacaggagaAGGCGGGGAAGAAAGACGACAACCACACCAAGGAA GCAGGGGACGACCCTGGGCTGGTTGGCAGCATGGCTCACAACCTGCAAACTGCCTGCGCCTCCGGCATCTCCAGCGTGAAGAAGGTCCCGGCCGTGGCCTGGGACGCGGCGGAGGGGTTGATCCTCTTCACCCCCCGCAGGCTATCCAAGGCCATGGAGACGGTGGATGCTCTCGGGGGGACCCTCGTCAGTGCCCCCAAGCATCTGCTGGGCACCCTGTACAGCTACGTGCCG CTCCGCAGGCAGtcagtgaaggaagaggaggcagctgcGGGCAGCAAGCCCAGCCCggagaaggagcagaaggaggaggatcCCAAGCCCGCCGCCCCCTCCGCTGAGGAGAAATCCCAGCTGAGGGGCGACTGGCGGCTGTACCGCGGCCATCAccccctctccttcctgggGCTCGAGGACCCCCTCTTCCTGCGGCACAACCTCTACCGCAGCCCTGCCTTCGAGCCTGAGTGCCCCCTCCCACGGAAATCCGCCTTCGCCCCCTACAACAGGCGGGTGAGCGAGGGCTCCTACCGCTTCAGCCCTGAGGCCATGTACAGCCGGGCTTACTACACCAACCTCTACAGTCCTGCCTTCAAGAAGGACTGA
- the LOC115342124 gene encoding ras-related and estrogen-regulated growth inhibitor-like protein isoform X2 yields MGLRLPLRRSASFTPDHPALMEMPGPTALKMEANVLVMGADNVGKSDFIYSHNLTVDGREILFHIWDVPSSQEQAEEGSSEEKRIQWADSFVLVYSICDRASFNILPLKIQFIKAAKEGQSQEKVPIVIVGNKRDLHHQRVVSSEEGRLLALSLDCGFYEVSAAEAYHGALMVFHGLAERIPDTKLALKKGTGIRGIVKTMSAVFARKRTDSL; encoded by the exons ATGGGGCTCCGGCTCCCGCTGCGCCGGAGCGCCAGCTTCACCCCTGACCACCCTGCCCTCATGGAGATGCCTGGCCCCACTGCCCTGAAGATGGAAGCAAATGTCCTCGTTATGGGAGCGGACAACGTGGGGAAATCAG atttCATCTATAGCCACAACCTGACCGTGGATGGCCGAGAGATTCTCTTCCACATCTGGGACGTCCCCAGTTCCCAG gagcaggcagaggagggctCCTCAGAGGAGAAGCGAATCCAGTGGGCAGACAGCTTTGTCCTGGTCTACAGCATATGCGACCGTGCCAGCTTCAACATCCTGCCCCTCAAGATCCAGTTCATCAAGGCAGCCAAGGaggggcagagccaggagaagGTGCCCATCGTCATTGTGGGCAACAAACGGGACCTGCACCACCAACGGGTGGTGTCCAGCGAGGAGGGTCGGCTCCTGGCCCTCTCTTTAGACTGTGGTTTCTACGAGGTCTCTGCAGCCGAGGCTTATCACGGGGCCCTCATGGTCTTCCATGGACTGGCCGAGCGCATCCCTGACACCAAACTGGCACTGAAAAAGGGTACGGGGATCCGTGGCATCGTCAAGACCATGTCGGCCGTGTTTGCCCGTAAGCGAACAGACTCTCTCTGA
- the PLIN1 gene encoding perilipin-1 isoform X2, whose product MTVKKNQTLQNGSAKENVLQRVLQLPVVSSTCESLQRTYASTKEAHPLMASVCEVYERGVQGASALAMWSVQPVVRRLEPQFAVANDLACRGLDHLEEKIPALQYPVDKLASELKGTISSPLQSAKSTIGNSVDKIIELAAEGYEATKSTVETTARYTRRNSVSQMAAAGVDTALGGLEKLMEYLLPEEDEEADQKPKETRESAAKVSQQQSSTPSAPSTLGRIGALVGTVSHRAYQQTTQSLQRAKAKGQELATWIPILGNLAKPSVPEAPRAHGDGQSTAAGWLSRRQSKVPEQKQEKAGKKDDNHTKAGDDPGLVGSMAHNLQTACASGISSVKKVPAVAWDAAEGLILFTPRRLSKAMETVDALGGTLVSAPKHLLGTLYSYVPLRRQSVKEEEAAAGSKPSPEKEQKEEDPKPAAPSAEEKSQLRGDWRLYRGHHPLSFLGLEDPLFLRHNLYRSPAFEPECPLPRKSAFAPYNRRVSEGSYRFSPEAMYSRAYYTNLYSPAFKKD is encoded by the exons ATGACAGTGAAGAAGAATCAGACTCTGCAGAATGGAAGTGCCAAG GAGAACGTGCTGCAGAGGGTCCTGCAGCTGCCGGTGGTGAGCTCGACCTGCGAAAGCCTCCAGCGCACTTACGCCAGCACCAAGGAGGCCCACCCGCTCATGGCCTCGGTGTGCGAGGTCTACGAGCGGGGCGTGCAGGGTGCCAGCGCCTTGGCCATGTGGAGCGTGCAGCCCGTGGTGCGCAGGCTGGAGCCTCAGT TTGCTGTGGCTAACGACCTGGCATGCCGGGGCTTGGACCACCTGGAGGAGAAGATCCCTGCCCTCCAGTACCCTGTCGACAAG CTTGCATCTGAACTGAAGGGCACCATCTCCTCCCCCCTCCAAAGTGCCAAAAGCACCATTGGCAACTCCGTGGATAAGATCAtagagctggcagcagagggCTACGAGGCCACCAAGAGCACGGTGGAAACGACGGCAAGGTACACGAGGAGGAACTCGGTGAGCCAGATGGCAGCCGCGGGGGTCGACACAGCCCTGGGAGGGCTGGAGAAGCTGATGGAGTACCTGCTGCCGGAGGAGGACGAAGAAGCAG ATCAGAAGCCCAAAGAGACACGTGAGTCAGCAGCAAAGGTCTCCCAGCAGCAGTCCAGcactcccagtgctcccagtaccCTGGGCCGGATCGGCGCCTTGGTTGGTACCGTCTCCCACCGCGCTTACCAGCAAACCACCCAAAGCCTCCAGCGTGCCAAAGCCAAAGGGCAGGAGCTAGCCACCTGGATCCCCATCCTG GGCAACCTGGCCAAGCCGAGCGTACCCGAAGCGCCACGGGCCCACGGTGATGGGCAGAGCACCGCGGCCGGCTGGTTGAGCCGGCGGCAGAGCAAGGTGccagagcagaaacaggagaAGGCGGGGAAGAAAGACGACAACCACACCAAG GCAGGGGACGACCCTGGGCTGGTTGGCAGCATGGCTCACAACCTGCAAACTGCCTGCGCCTCCGGCATCTCCAGCGTGAAGAAGGTCCCGGCCGTGGCCTGGGACGCGGCGGAGGGGTTGATCCTCTTCACCCCCCGCAGGCTATCCAAGGCCATGGAGACGGTGGATGCTCTCGGGGGGACCCTCGTCAGTGCCCCCAAGCATCTGCTGGGCACCCTGTACAGCTACGTGCCG CTCCGCAGGCAGtcagtgaaggaagaggaggcagctgcGGGCAGCAAGCCCAGCCCggagaaggagcagaaggaggaggatcCCAAGCCCGCCGCCCCCTCCGCTGAGGAGAAATCCCAGCTGAGGGGCGACTGGCGGCTGTACCGCGGCCATCAccccctctccttcctgggGCTCGAGGACCCCCTCTTCCTGCGGCACAACCTCTACCGCAGCCCTGCCTTCGAGCCTGAGTGCCCCCTCCCACGGAAATCCGCCTTCGCCCCCTACAACAGGCGGGTGAGCGAGGGCTCCTACCGCTTCAGCCCTGAGGCCATGTACAGCCGGGCTTACTACACCAACCTCTACAGTCCTGCCTTCAAGAAGGACTGA
- the PLIN1 gene encoding perilipin-1 isoform X3 — translation MASVCEVYERGVQGASALAMWSVQPVVRRLEPQFAVANDLACRGLDHLEEKIPALQYPVDKLASELKGTISSPLQSAKSTIGNSVDKIIELAAEGYEATKSTVETTARYTRRNSVSQMAAAGVDTALGGLEKLMEYLLPEEDEEADQKPKETRESAAKVSQQQSSTPSAPSTLGRIGALVGTVSHRAYQQTTQSLQRAKAKGQELATWIPILGNLAKPSVPEAPRAHGDGQSTAAGWLSRRQSKVPEQKQEKAGKKDDNHTKEAGDDPGLVGSMAHNLQTACASGISSVKKVPAVAWDAAEGLILFTPRRLSKAMETVDALGGTLVSAPKHLLGTLYSYVPLRRQSVKEEEAAAGSKPSPEKEQKEEDPKPAAPSAEEKSQLRGDWRLYRGHHPLSFLGLEDPLFLRHNLYRSPAFEPECPLPRKSAFAPYNRRVSEGSYRFSPEAMYSRAYYTNLYSPAFKKD, via the exons ATGGCCTCGGTGTGCGAGGTCTACGAGCGGGGCGTGCAGGGTGCCAGCGCCTTGGCCATGTGGAGCGTGCAGCCCGTGGTGCGCAGGCTGGAGCCTCAGT TTGCTGTGGCTAACGACCTGGCATGCCGGGGCTTGGACCACCTGGAGGAGAAGATCCCTGCCCTCCAGTACCCTGTCGACAAG CTTGCATCTGAACTGAAGGGCACCATCTCCTCCCCCCTCCAAAGTGCCAAAAGCACCATTGGCAACTCCGTGGATAAGATCAtagagctggcagcagagggCTACGAGGCCACCAAGAGCACGGTGGAAACGACGGCAAGGTACACGAGGAGGAACTCGGTGAGCCAGATGGCAGCCGCGGGGGTCGACACAGCCCTGGGAGGGCTGGAGAAGCTGATGGAGTACCTGCTGCCGGAGGAGGACGAAGAAGCAG ATCAGAAGCCCAAAGAGACACGTGAGTCAGCAGCAAAGGTCTCCCAGCAGCAGTCCAGcactcccagtgctcccagtaccCTGGGCCGGATCGGCGCCTTGGTTGGTACCGTCTCCCACCGCGCTTACCAGCAAACCACCCAAAGCCTCCAGCGTGCCAAAGCCAAAGGGCAGGAGCTAGCCACCTGGATCCCCATCCTG GGCAACCTGGCCAAGCCGAGCGTACCCGAAGCGCCACGGGCCCACGGTGATGGGCAGAGCACCGCGGCCGGCTGGTTGAGCCGGCGGCAGAGCAAGGTGccagagcagaaacaggagaAGGCGGGGAAGAAAGACGACAACCACACCAAGGAA GCAGGGGACGACCCTGGGCTGGTTGGCAGCATGGCTCACAACCTGCAAACTGCCTGCGCCTCCGGCATCTCCAGCGTGAAGAAGGTCCCGGCCGTGGCCTGGGACGCGGCGGAGGGGTTGATCCTCTTCACCCCCCGCAGGCTATCCAAGGCCATGGAGACGGTGGATGCTCTCGGGGGGACCCTCGTCAGTGCCCCCAAGCATCTGCTGGGCACCCTGTACAGCTACGTGCCG CTCCGCAGGCAGtcagtgaaggaagaggaggcagctgcGGGCAGCAAGCCCAGCCCggagaaggagcagaaggaggaggatcCCAAGCCCGCCGCCCCCTCCGCTGAGGAGAAATCCCAGCTGAGGGGCGACTGGCGGCTGTACCGCGGCCATCAccccctctccttcctgggGCTCGAGGACCCCCTCTTCCTGCGGCACAACCTCTACCGCAGCCCTGCCTTCGAGCCTGAGTGCCCCCTCCCACGGAAATCCGCCTTCGCCCCCTACAACAGGCGGGTGAGCGAGGGCTCCTACCGCTTCAGCCCTGAGGCCATGTACAGCCGGGCTTACTACACCAACCTCTACAGTCCTGCCTTCAAGAAGGACTGA